In a single window of the Biomphalaria glabrata chromosome 5, xgBioGlab47.1, whole genome shotgun sequence genome:
- the LOC106065523 gene encoding amiloride-sensitive sodium channel subunit beta-like has product MNKKPLKDSSLIGLAEAANKDNTTTIRVLWAVLTVIAVAFMIFHLSSLFVKYRKYSKHADINIGFSDLEFPAVTVCNVNIMRKSMVKHSSKEMQQFVSKLNTKDWIAKAASTSSTTTRTTTTTTTTKAAKNIVKREADTDNTDTGNDGTDTGNDGTDTGNDGTDTGNEGTDTGDDGTDTGDDGTDTGDDGTDTGDDGTDTTYYDTYTANDYNDDYVPSSDYEENPYVDDYVVRQKIVKSFLDSFDDGFDWQQDTYEDLFYKSYSSKSWEAVSNRSTIATLLENFKDIYSNMNITQQKNVSHQVRDMFRQCSFATRTCQNSYKQTTNSDFGNCYTIEDSRYISRQSGPAGGLELILYLENDEYLPLVTSGKGAHVIIHDRNTVPLPEDEGIAISVGQQTMIALKEITISRLGGNYIECKDVDEFYRIYGVRYTRNLCQKMCLLRQIYEKCKCLDTHYNYINVLMRFVNNKTCLTETQVHCMTQIKVSFKGDDDSCDCQNPCSEKVYDAYVSSRYWPNDDMTDVLIQDVCTNKPHICSTLKNKTSAEKRKDFLKLNIYYRDLNYEEINEEPDYDTYQLMSDFGGTIGLWLGFSILSLFEIFQIFVPFLFKLLGRNLP; this is encoded by the exons ATGAATAAAAAACCGTTAAAAGATTCCTCTTTGATTGGCCTGGCAGAGGCTGCAAATAAAGATAACACAACGACTATAAGAGTGCTCTGGGCCGTTCTCACAGTGATAGCTGTTGCTTTCATGATTTTTCACCTAAGCTC TTTGTTTGTGAAATATAGAAAGTACTCTAAACATGCTGACATCAATATTGGATTCAGTGACCTTGAATTTCCAGCCGTGACAGTCTGCAACGTGAACATAATGAGAAAGTCTATG GTGAAGCACTCATCCAAAGAGATGCAACAGTTTGTCTCTAAGCTAAATACAAAAGACTGGATAGCCAAGGCGGCCAGCACAAGCTCAACCACAACTAGAACTACAACTACCACTACAACCACAAAGGCAGCTAAAAATATTGTTAAGAGAGAGGCAGATACGGACAATACTGACACTGGCAATGATGGTACAGACACTGGCAATGATGGTACAGACACTGGCAATGATGGTACAGACACTGGCAATGAAGGTACAGACACTGGCGATGACGGTACAGACACTGGCGATGATGGTACAGACACTGGCGATGATGGTACAGACACCGGCGATGATGGTACAGATACAACATATTACGACACATATACTGCGAATGATTATAATGACGACTACGTCCCAAGCAGTGATTACGAAGAGAACCCCTACGTTGATGATTACGT AGTCAGACAAAAAATTGTTAAATCGTTCTTAGACAGTTTCGATGATGGCTTCGACTGGCAACAAGATACATACGAAGATCTCTTTTACAaatcg TACAGTAGCAAATCCTGGGAAGCGGTTTCCAACAGATCCACAATTGCAACATTATTGGAgaattttaaagatatttacaGTAACATGAATAT TACCCAGCAAAAAAATGTCAGCCATCAGGTTCGAGACATGTTCAGACAATGTTCATTCGCCACGAGAACATGCCAAAA CTCCTATAAACAAACAACGAATTCAGATTTTGGAAATTGTTACACTATAGAAGACTCACGGTACATTTCAAGGCAGAGTGGACCAGCTGGAG GTcttgaattaattttgtatttggaAAATGACGAGTACCTGCCCTTGGTTACCAGTGGCAAGGGTGCACATGTTATAATCCATGACCGGAACACTGTTCCACTTCCAGAAGATGAGGGCATCGCTATATCTGTGGGGCAACAAACTATGATTGCCCTTAAAGAG ATTACAATAAGTCGACTGGGAGGTAATTATATTGAATGCAAAGACGTGGATGAATTTTACAGGATCTACGGTGTCAGATACACGAGAAAT CTGTGTCAGAAAATGTGTCTCCTGAGACAGATCTACGAGAAGTGCAAGTGTCTTGACACACACTACAACTATATCAATGTCTTGATGAGATTCGTTAACAATAAGACATGTCTCACAGAAACCC AGGTGCACTGCATGACTCAAATAAAAGTTTCTTTCAAAGGAGATGATGACAGCTGTGATTGTCAAAATCCGTGCAG TGAGAAAGTATATGATGCCTATGTATCGTCCAGATATTGGCCTAATGATGATATGACT GACGTTTTGATCCAAGATGTCTGTACAAACAAACCACATATCTGCAGtactttgaaaaacaaaacaagtgcagaaaaaag GAAAGATTTTCTCAAATTAAACATCTACTACAGAGATCTGAATTATGAAGAAATCAATGAGGAACCAGACTATGAC acgtATCAACTGATGTCTGACTTTGGAGGAACCATAGGACTCTGGCTTGGCTTCtccattttgagtttgtttgaaatatttcaaatcTTTGTACCATTTTTATTCAAGTTGCTGGGTAGAAATTTACCTTAG